The proteins below are encoded in one region of Aquisphaera giovannonii:
- a CDS encoding ZIP family metal transporter, whose translation MMPVLSLFCVLIVAVSVLGGIFPLARLLDHTRLQVYLSFAAGSMLGAAFFHMLPEAVEGGSPSTIRWTGVGLLGLFFLERFFSFHHHEPQVPSPEGGHDHGHASHGRHPSRNTPDALSWWTAAFGLAVHSLVGGVALASAVAADHAARGAIGATGWGVFLATLLHKPADSLTIVTLMLRSGAPRRLAHAVNLGFAAMIPLGVLLFVLGLGGLSADAASRGRSIALAFSAGTFLCIALSDLLPELQFHSHDRWKLSVALIAGFALMAGTASIELF comes from the coding sequence ATGATGCCGGTCCTCTCTCTGTTCTGCGTGCTCATCGTGGCGGTCAGCGTGCTGGGCGGGATCTTCCCGCTGGCCAGGCTGCTCGACCATACCCGGCTCCAGGTCTATCTCAGCTTCGCCGCGGGGAGCATGCTCGGGGCGGCATTCTTCCACATGCTCCCGGAGGCCGTGGAAGGCGGTTCGCCCTCCACGATCAGGTGGACCGGGGTCGGCCTGCTCGGGCTGTTCTTCCTCGAGCGCTTCTTCTCGTTCCACCATCATGAGCCCCAGGTCCCGTCGCCTGAGGGCGGCCATGATCACGGGCACGCGTCCCACGGCCGCCATCCGTCGCGAAACACCCCCGATGCCCTCTCGTGGTGGACCGCGGCCTTCGGCCTGGCCGTGCACTCCCTCGTGGGGGGCGTGGCCCTCGCCAGCGCGGTCGCGGCCGATCACGCCGCCCGCGGTGCAATCGGCGCGACGGGATGGGGCGTCTTCCTGGCGACCCTCCTTCACAAGCCCGCCGACTCCCTGACGATCGTCACGCTGATGCTCCGCTCCGGGGCCCCGCGGCGGCTCGCCCACGCGGTGAACCTGGGCTTCGCCGCGATGATCCCGCTCGGCGTGCTCCTGTTCGTCCTCGGGCTCGGCGGGTTGAGCGCCGATGCGGCGAGCCGAGGCAGGTCGATCGCGCTCGCCTTCTCGGCCGGCACCTTCCTCTGCATCGCGCTCAGCGACCTCCTGCCCGAGCTCCAGTTCCACTCGCACGACCGCTGGAAGCTCTCCGTCGCCCTCATCGCGGGGTTCGCCCTGATGGCCGGTACCGCCTCGATCGAGCTCTTCTGA